From one Dysidea avara chromosome 9, odDysAvar1.4, whole genome shotgun sequence genomic stretch:
- the LOC136267248 gene encoding valine--tRNA ligase-like, which produces MILGLFRQSERVLVYKGTSVRIINQFRFVRTTCLLNMSDQPEASGAEAPQKSAAQLKKEAKKKEKMEKYEAKMKAQEAAKASAAEKAKKEQKKVVKETIVYDKPTKPGEKKDVSGPMPTSYSPQYVEAAWYPWWEKQGFFKPEYGRTSVGDPNPNGIFMMCIPPPNVTGSLHLGHALTNSVEDAITRWHRCKGKTALWNPGCDHAGIATQVVVEKKLWREQKISRHELGREKFVEEVWKWKNEKGDRIYHQLRKMGSSYDWDRACFTMEPKLSNAVKEGFIRLHDEGIIYRSNRLVNWSCRLKSAISNIEVDKRELPGRTLLAVPGYDQKIEFGVLVSFAYLVEETPGEIIVATTRIETMLGDTGVAVNPKDSRYTHLIGKHVRHPFCDRRLPIVADEFVDMEFGTGAVKITPAHDFNDYDVGKRHNLPFVEMINEDGLITDVCEQFKGMKRFDARSAVLQALQDKGLYRGTKENPMVVPICSRSKDVVEPLIKPQWYVDCTEMAKEAVRVVRSKELKIIPEFHEKTWYQWMENSQDWCISRQLWWGHRIPAYFVTVDDPSIPKGDETDGHYWISGRTEDEARQKAAKRFKVGPEKISLRQDEDVLDTWFSSGLFPFSIFGWPEQTDDLKVFYPGSLLETGHDILFFWVARMVMFGMKLMGEIPFKEVYLHAMVRDAHGRKMSKSLGNVIDPIDVISGITLQELHATLENSNLDSRELERAKAGQKEDYPEGIPECGTDALRFTLCAYTAQGQDINLDVKRVVGYRHFCNKIWNATKFALRELGDNFTPAPSEGLSGKEKPLDQWILSRLTKAVEDVNCGFAEYKFPQATTAIHSFWIYDLCDVYLEYLKPVFSGSDEESKVVSRNVLYTCLDISLRILGPFMPFLTEELFQRLPRRSSDAPPSICVTPFPEAQSSWHDKPLETEVELMQEVVKTIRSIKQDYLHPKDRPDVYIACSENNTVTTLQKYHPAIVTLSQSGNVQIILGKETPTGCTMQTVGDKCEVHVMLRGLVDTAREIDRLQEKISKLSLQLDKLQTTMATEGYEQKVPENVRKAEQEKVQLLTTEKGNLERAVEKFKVIQEGEN; this is translated from the exons ATGATATTAGGGTTATTTCGTCAGTCTGAAAGAGTACTCGTATATAAAGGCACTAGTGTACGAATAATAAATCAGTTCAGATTTGTAAGAACGACTTGTCTTCTGAACATGAGCGATCAACCAGAAGCGAGCGGTGCTGAGGCACCACAGAAATCAGCTGCCCAGCTAAAAAAGGAAGCGAAGAAGAAAGAAAAGATGGAAAAATATGAAGCAAAAATGAAAGCCCAGGAAGCTGCTAAAGCAAGCGCTGCAGAA AAAGCTAAGAAAGAGCAGAAAAAGGTCGTGAAGGAGACAATAGTGTATGATAAACCTACTAAGCCTGGAGAGAAGAAAG ATGTATCAGGACCAATGCCAACTAGCTATAGTCCTCAATATGTGGAAGCAGCTTGGTACCCTTGGTGGGAGAAACAG GGATTCTTCAAGCCAGAATATGGG CGTACCAGTGTAGGGGACCCTAATCCTAACGGCATCTTCATGATGTGTATTCCTCCTCCAAATGTGACTGGTTCCCTCCATTTGGGCCACGCACTCACCAACTCTGTAGAAGACGCCATTACAAGATG GCATCGTTGTAAGGGCAAAACAGCTCTATGGAACCCTGGCTGTGACCATGCTGGTATAGCTACCCAG GTGgttgtagagaagaagttatgGAGGGAGCAGAAGATTAGTAGACATGAATTAGGGAGGGAGAAGTTCGTTGAAGAAGTGTGGAAGTGGAAGAATGA GAAAGGTGATAGGATTTATCATCAGTTGAGGAAAATGGGCTCCTCTTATGATTGGGACCGAGCTTGTTTCACCATGGAACCT AAACTGTCCAATGCAGTGAAGGAGGGATTTATTAGACTACATGATGAGGGTATTATTTATCGGAGCAATCGACTGGTCAACTGGTCTTGTCGACTAAAGTCAGCCATATCCAACATTGAG GTGGACAAGAGAGAGTTGCCTGGTCGTACACTTCTAGCTGTACCTGGCTATGATCaaaagattgaatttggtgtCCTAGTGTCATTTGCCTACCTTGTGGAGGAGACTC CTGGTGAGATCATCGTGGCTACAACTCGTATTGAGACAATGTTGGGAGATACTGGTGTGGCTGTCAACCCTAAGGACTCTCGCTACACT CATTTAATTGGTAAACATGTGCGTCATCCTTTTTGTGACCGCCGGTTACCAATTGTAGCTGATGAATTTGTTGACATGGAGTTTGGAACAG GTGCTGTGAAGATCACACCTGCTCATGACTTCAACGATTATGATGTTGGCAAAAGACACAATCTACCATTTGTGGAGATGATCAATGAAGACGGACTAATAACTGATGTCTGTGAACAGTTCAAG GGGATGAAGAGATTTGATGCCCGTTCTGCTGTGTTGCAAGCGCTACAGGATAAAGGACTGTACCGTGGTACGAAGGAAAATCCTATGGTAGTTCCCATCTGtag TCGATCTAAAGATGTGGTTGAACCATTGATCAAGCCACAATGGTATGTGGATTGTACTGAAATGGCCAAGGAAGCTGTCAGA GTGGTACGAAGCAAGGAGCTAAAGATTATTCCAGAGTTTCATGAGAAGACATGGTACCAGTGGATGGAGAACAGTCAAGATTGGTGCATCTCCCGACAGTTATGGTGGGGACACCGTATCCCAGCCTACTTTGTTACTGTGGATGATCCTTCAATACCAAAAGGAGAT GAAACTGATGGGCATTATTGGATTAG CGGGCGTACTGAAGATGAGGCAAGACAGAAGGCTGCAAAGAGGTTCAAGGTAGGACCTGAAAAGATTAGCTTGAGACAAG ATGAAGATGTTTTGGACACCTGGTTCTCATCTGGGTTATTTCCTTTTTCCATATTTGGTTGGCCAGAGCAG ACAGATGATCTTAAAGTTTTTTATCCTGGTAGTCTGCTTGAAACTGGACATGACATCTTATTTTTCTGGGTTGCCCGTATGGTCATGTTTGGGATGAAGCTAATGGGGGAAATCCCTTTTAAAGAG GTATATCTCCATGCTATGGTGAGGGATGCTCACGGTCGAAAGATGAGCAAATCACTTGGCAACGTAATTGATCCAATCGATGTGATCAGTGGAATCACACTACAG GAGTTGCATGCCACACTGGAGAACAGTAACCTGGACTCCAGGGAGCTTGAGAGAGCAAAGGCTGGCCAG AAAGAAGATTATCCTGAAGGAATCCCTGAGTGTGGGACAGATGCATTACGATTTACACTGTGTGCCTACACTGCTCAAG GCCAAGACATCAATCTTGATGTGAAACGTGTTGTCGGCTATCGACACTTCTGTAACAAGATCTGGAATGCCACCAAATTTGCCCTTAGGGAACTTGGGGACAACTTCACCCCAGCGCCATCAGAAGGG CTCAGTGGCAAGGAGAAACCATTGGATCAATGGATTCTCAGTCGGTTGACAAAAGCTGTAGAGGACGTCAATTGTGGATTCGCAGAGTACAAATTCCCTCAGGCAACCACAGCCATTCACAGCTTCTGGATCTATGATCTTTGTGATGTGTATCTT GAATATCTCAAACCTGTGTTTTCTGGCAGCGATGAAGAGAGCAAAGTTGTAAGCAGAAATGTTCT TTACACGTGCCTGGACATCAGCCTAAGAATATTAGGTCCGTTTATGCCATTCTTAACTGAAGAACTCTTTCAACGGTTACCAAGGAGATCGTCAGATGCCCCACCTTCAATATGCGTGACGCCATTCCCTGAGGCG CAATCTTCATGGCATGACAAACCATTAGAGACAGAAGTGGAACTGATGCAAGAAGTTGTCAAAACAATTCGCTCCATCAAGCAGGATTATTTACATCCAAAAGATCGAccagatg TCTATATTGCTTGCAGTGAAAACAACACTGTAACAACATTACAAAAGTACCACCCAGCCATTGTTACTCTAAGCCAATCAGGAAA tgttcagATTATTCTGGGTAAAGAGACTCCAACTGGATGTACCATGCAAACTGTTGGAGATAAGTGTGAGGTGCACGTGATGCTCCGAGGACTCGTGGACACAGCACGAGAGATTGACCGGCTACAAGAGAAGATCTCTAAATTGTCGTTACAATTAGACAAACTGCAAACAACCATGGCTACTGAGGGCTACGAACAAAAG GTCCCTGAAAATGTACGGAAAGCTGAGCAAGAAAAG GTGCAATTGCTTACAACAGAGAAAGGCAATTTGGAGAGGGCTGTTGAGAAATTTAAAGTCATCCAAGAAGGAGAGAATTGA
- the LOC136267252 gene encoding adenylate kinase isoenzyme 5-like, whose translation MTTEPNEKARLYLQRKKVPELFESLLTGLLFHQPDNHISYIEECLASYKQSSESLQWNTFVAMPSAQNSKVFGVDNAENKLPSNTAPLPPITDSQVSVDAEKSPVSAKLDNKSVLPPINSDTTGDQKPETTSTSTLHATEPLPSIADNDIVATSNGTEQTKLKKEDTSPLPPIEAKEIKTNGVNTTESAESTKEEKSPLPPIVEKNETKTSDYIDAAVPSNGIAMEATEIKKVETSPLPPISTDKADVELGNVYFVLGGPGSGKGTQCARIVEKFGLVHLSTGDLLRAEVKKESELGQAIAGIMKEGGLVSSETIVSLLKSAMSEASDVSGFLIDGFPREVDQAKMFEETVCPCSHVLVFHCGDDTMTARLKQRGLSSGREDDNEETIRKRLETFHQQTIPVISHYQQRDKVWEVSAESTVEEVFSKVEKLFNSTAQFSDSQDVTSATSQQNLTTVASKVEMSPLPPIGTDKTDVKFGNVYFVLGGPGSGKGTQCARIVEKFSLVHLSTGDLLRAEVKKGSEQGQAIAGIMKEGGLVSSETIVSLLKSAMSEASQANGFLIDGFPREIDQAKMFEETVCPCSRVLVFHCSDDTMTARLKQRGLSSGREDDNEETIRKRLEIFHQQTIPVISHYQQRDKVWEVSAEPTVEEVFSKAEQFFNNSVLSSNSQEDTSITNQQNSTES comes from the exons ATGACCACCGAGCCGAACGAAAAGGCGCGACTGTACTTACAAAGGAAGAAGGTGCCAGAATTGTTCGAG AGTCTCCTAACTGGACTGTTGTTTCATCAACCGGATAATCACATCTCTTATATAGAGGAGTGTCTGGCAAGTTACAAGCAGAGTAGTGAGTCTCTACAGTGGAACACGTTCGTGGCCATGCCTAGTGCACAGAATTCCAAAGTATTTGGTGTAGATAATGCAGAAAACaaactaccatcaaatacaGCCCCACTACCGCCAATTACTGATTCACAAGTATCGGTGGATGCTGAGAAATCTCCTGTGTCTGCAAAGTTGGACAATAAAAGCGTTTTACCCCCAATTAACAGTGATACTACTGGTGATCAGAAGCCAGAAACAACTAGTACATCAACTTTGCATGCCACAGAACCATTACCATCAATAGCTGATAATGATATAGTAGCAACTTCTAACGGTACTGAGCAAACCAAGTTGAAGAAAGAAGATACGTCACCACTACCACCTATCGAAGCAAAGGAAATTAAAACTAATGGTGTAAATACTACAGAATCGGCTGAGTCAACTAAAGAAGAAAAATCACCTCTACCTCCCATTGTAGAgaaaaatgaaacaaaaacaagtgattACATTGATGCAGCAGTACCTTCAAATGGTATAGCTATGGAAGCTACCGAGATAAAGAAAGTAGAAACATCTCCACTACCACCCATTTCAACAGACAAGGCTGATGTAGAGCTTGGCAATGTGTATTTTGTCCTGG GTGGTCCTGGGAGTGGTAAGGGCACACAATGTGCACGTATTGTGGAGAAGTTTGGTCTAGTCCATTTATCCACTGGAGACTTGTTGAGAGCAGAAGTGAAGAAAGAATCAGAACTGGGTCAAGCCATTGCTGGTATAATGAAAGAAGGAGGTCTAGTGTCTTCA GAGACAATTGTATCACTGCTGAAATCTGCCATGTCAGAGGCTAGCGATGTTAGCGGCTTCCTGATTGATGGATTCCCAAGAGAAGTAGATCAAGCAAAGATGTTTGAAGAAACT GTGTGCCCCTGTTCTCATGTGCTAGTGTTTCATTGTGGCGATGACACAATGACTGCACGGTTAAAACAAAGAGGTCTTAGCAGTGGAAGGGAAGATGATAATGAAGAGACAATACGTAAACGTTTGGAGACATTTCACCAACAAACTATTCCAGTAATATCACATTATCAACAAAGAGACAAAGTGTGGGAA GTAAGTGCCGAGTCCACAGTTGAAGAAGTGTTTAGCAAAGTGGAGAAGCTTTTCAACAGTACCGCTCAATTTTCTGATTCTCAAGATGTCACCTCAGCAACTAGTCAGCAAAACTTAACCACAGTAGCAAGTAAAGTAGAAATGTCTCCACTACCACCCATTGGAACTGACAAGACTGATGTAAAGTTTGGCAATGTGTATTTTGTCCTTG GTGGTCCTGGGAGTGGTAAGGGCACACAATGTGCACGTATTGTGGAGAAGTTTAGTCTAGTCCATTTATCCACTGGAGACTTGTTGAGAGCAGAAGTGAAGAAAGGATCAGAACAGGGTCAGGCCATTGCTGGTATAATGAAAGAAGGAGGTCTAGTGTCTTCA GAAACAATTGTATCACTGCTAAAATCTGCCATGTCAGAGGCTAGCCAAGCTAACGGCTTCCTGATTGATGGATTCCCAAGAGAAATAGATCAGGCAAAGATGTTTGAAGAAACT GTGTGCCCTTGTTCCCGTGTGCTAGTGTTCCATTGTAGCGATGACACAATGACTGCACGGTTGAAACAAAGAGGTCTGAGCAGTGGAAGGGAAGATGACAATGAAGAAACAATACGAAAACGACTGGAGATATTTCACCAACAAACCATTCCAGTAATATCACACTATCAACAAAGAGACAAAGTGTGGGAA GTAAGTGCTGAGCCCACAGTTGAGGAAGTATTTAGCAAAGCGGAACAATTTTTCAACAATTCTGTACTATCTTCTAATTCTCAAGAAGACACTTCAATTACTAACCAACAAAACTCAACTGAAAGTTAA